AAGCTGCGGTTAATAATCCGGTAGATGCATTAAAATACGAGTAAAGGTAAAAGGCTGAAGGTAGAAGAGATTAAACCCTCAACCTTAAACCTTATCTTTGGACTATGCAAAAAACCGTCAAAGATCAGCTTGGCAATGAGGTCATGTTTAATTATCCACCTAAAAGGATTGTTTCTATTGTGCCTTCTCAAACCGAGTTGCTTTTCGATTTAGGTTTGGATGAAGAGGTTGTTGGCGTAACTAAATTTTGCATTCATCCAATAGAAAAGTTTGCGGCTAAAACCAAAGTAGGCGGAACGAAAAAGCTTTTAATCGAAAAAATTAGAGATTTAAAACCCGATTTAATTATTGGTAATAAAGAAGAGAATACGAAAGAAGAAGTCGAGTTATTAATGCAAGAATTTCCAGTTTGGATGAGCGATATCTATAATTTGGAAGATGCAACAAAAACTATTTCACAAATAGGAGAGATAGTAAATCGTGAGCCCGAAGCAGCTTATTTAAATCATTTAATCAATGCAGGTTTTACAGATTTACAGACTTTAGCAGTCGAGAAAAACATTAACAAATCTGTAGCTTATCTAATTTGGAAAGACCCGTATATGTCTGCTGGGCGAAATACTTTTATAGACGATATTTTAAGAAAAATCGGTTTACAAAATGTTATTCAAAAGAATCGATATCCTGAGCTAAATCTTTCCCAACTCCAAACTCTCAACCCCCAACTCATTTTCCTTTCTTCAGAACCTTATCCTTTTAAGCAAAAACACATTGATGAAATTCAATCAGTCTTGTCTAATGCAAAAGTAATGCTGGTAGATGGCGAGATGTTTTCTTGGTATGGAAGTAGGTTGGTTAAAGCTGTAAACTATCTTTTTCATTTGCAGGAAGAGTTGAAGGTTCATTAGTTTCCCGAAGAGTCGGGATTTCGCTTCGCTTAACATTCCCATGCGCATTAGCTAGGAAATAGCTCATTAATCATTGCCGTCTGCTTTAGCTGACGGAGATAATTTTCATACATTAGAAAAAGAATGTCAGTAGTTCTTCAGTAGCTTCAGTCCTTCTTTTCATTCCAAGTCCCGAGAAAAATCGGGAGCTTTCCATTTCAATAAGGTTTATTTTACAAAATTGGTGGTTCTTGGCAGTTGGCAGTCCTACATAGTTGCATAAGCCGTGAAATCGTCCTCGTTTGTAACGAGGATGTTTGAGGTGAGGGATTTTATCGCTTAATATTGTGTGAGCATTAAAAATGCTCTATTCAAGTGTCCGCGTTGCAAACGCGGACAATGGTATTGTTTATGGTTCTTGGCAGTTTGCAGCCCTACATAGTTGCACAAGCCAATGTTAACTAAACGGGATTGGAGCGGAAATCCTTTTTAAAAAACCTCATAGGTTTCTAAAACCTATGAGGTTTAAAAGATTGTAGCAAAAAGCCCGACTGCCTCAAATAAAATTACCGCAACTGCTTTTCTAATTCCTTAATCCCTCAATATTAATAAGATAGAAATTTGATGTTCGGTTACTTCAAAACATTCCAACTTTTCAACATTCCAACCTTACAATAATTACTAAAAATAAATCATCATAATTTTGTTTATTGATGCAAAACGCTATCTTTGCAATCCAAAATAAATCCTAACTGCGGATGTGGCGTAATTGGTAGCCGCACCAGACTTAGGATCTGGCGCTTCACGGCGTGGGGGTTCGAGTCCCTTCATCCGCACAATACCTGAAGCCGTTTCGTTAAATCGAGACGGCTTCAATTTTATAAAGACATTGATAAAAAATTAAATATAAATCGATGTGTTATTTGAGTTCGGCAATTTGTCTCAAATCTCATATCTCAATACTCATATCTAAAATGAATATTACACAAGAAAAAATTGACGATTTAAATGCAATAGTTAAAATTACTATCGCTCCTTCTGATTACACACCAAGAGTAGAAAAAGCCCTTAAAGAGCAAGCTAAAAAAGCAAATCTTCCAGGTTTCCGTAAAGGAATGGTGCCAGTTGCCCATATGAAAAGAATGTATGGCAAAAGCATTTTGGTAGAAGAAATTAATAACATGTTAAGTGAAAACCTTTCTAAACACTTAACAGATAATAAAGTTGAAGTTCTTGGTCAGCCGTTACCAGTAATGGATGATACAAAAGAATTTAAATGGGATAACACAGACGAATTTGAATTTAAATATGAATTAGGTTTAGCACCAAAGGTGGATGTTGAAATTACTTCGAAAGATAAATTCACAGCATATAATGTTAAAGCTGATAACGAAACTTTAGAATCTCGTATCAAAAACATCCGCAAAAGCTATGGCAAAATGACAAACCCTGAAGTTTCGGCAGAAGGTGATGTGCTTTATGCTGATTTGGCACAACTTTCTCCAGATGGAGCAATTTTTGAAGGTGGTATTGCAAGCACAGGTTCTATCCGTTTAGATTTAGTAACTGATAAAAAGATTTTAAAATCTTTAGTAGGTTTAAAGAAAGACGATGTAGTTGAGCTAGACATTCAAAAAGCTTTTGATAACAATGAAACTGTAATTGCGAAATTGTTAAACATTGGCGAAGAGGATGCAAAAGATTTGAAGTCTAAATTTCAGGTAACGGTTAAAAATGTAAATCGTTTAGAGGAGTCAGATTTAAATCAAGAGTTCTTTGATAAAATATTTGGTGCAGGTTTAGTAACTGACGAGGCTGGTTTTAGAGCTAAAATTACTGAGGAGATTGAAAGTATGTTTAAGCAAGATGCAGATCGCAAATTGCAAAATGATATTTATACCCAGTTAACTGAGCAAACTAAAATGCAATTACCTGAAGAATTTTTGCGCAAGTGGTTAAAAGCTACTAACGAAAAATTAACTGACGAAGAGTTGGAGCAAGGTTTTGCTGATTTCGCAAAGAACCTTAAATGGACTTTGATTGAAAACAAAATCATCACTGAAAACGAAATTAAAATTGAGTATAAAGATGTTTTCGAAACTGCTAAACAACGTTTAGATGCACAGTTTAGAATGTACAGTCCGCAACCAATGCCAGAAGACCAGTTAGCACAATACACAGCTACCTTCTTGCAAGAAAAAGAAAATGCTAATCGTATTTTCGATGAGGTGAAGGCTTTAAAAGTATTCGAACACATTCAATCGGTAGCGACTTTAGACAAAAAAGACATCGACTATAACAAGTTTATAGCGTTGAAGTAAAACGATAAGCGTCGGGCGATAAGAGTTGGGCGTTTTGGAGAAATAGATAAAGAGTCCCTATTTGTTTTCAACTTAATACTTGAAAATGGCTCAATTTAAATTTCAAACATTAGAGGTATGGCAGATTTCCATAGCTTTAACAGACAAGTTACTAGATATAGCTGACCGTTTGTCAGATATAAAAAAATACAGATTTGCAGAGCAGCTCAATGGGGCTGCTCTTAGCATATCTAATAATATTGCTGAAGGTTCAGGTTCAGTTTCTAATAAGGAATTTGCTCATTATCTGAATATTGCACACCGTTCTACCTTTGAGAATGCAAATATTTTAGTAGTATTGGAGAGAAGAAAATTAATTTCTGACATTGAGTTAATCCAATATCTCGAAGAATTAGATAAATTGGCACGGAAATTAACTAATCTTAGGAAATATTTATTAAAGTAAATAACTGATGAGGGGCTGAGGGTATTTGTACGCCTATCCCCAAACGCTTAACCCCAAACGCAATGAAAATAGATAAAGAAGAATTTAGAAAATACGCAGTTAAACATCATAGAATTAATGGATTAAACGTTGACCGTTACATTGGTGCAA
The sequence above is drawn from the Pedobacter frigiditerrae genome and encodes:
- a CDS encoding helical backbone metal receptor, whose amino-acid sequence is MQKTVKDQLGNEVMFNYPPKRIVSIVPSQTELLFDLGLDEEVVGVTKFCIHPIEKFAAKTKVGGTKKLLIEKIRDLKPDLIIGNKEENTKEEVELLMQEFPVWMSDIYNLEDATKTISQIGEIVNREPEAAYLNHLINAGFTDLQTLAVEKNINKSVAYLIWKDPYMSAGRNTFIDDILRKIGLQNVIQKNRYPELNLSQLQTLNPQLIFLSSEPYPFKQKHIDEIQSVLSNAKVMLVDGEMFSWYGSRLVKAVNYLFHLQEELKVH
- the tig gene encoding trigger factor; amino-acid sequence: MNITQEKIDDLNAIVKITIAPSDYTPRVEKALKEQAKKANLPGFRKGMVPVAHMKRMYGKSILVEEINNMLSENLSKHLTDNKVEVLGQPLPVMDDTKEFKWDNTDEFEFKYELGLAPKVDVEITSKDKFTAYNVKADNETLESRIKNIRKSYGKMTNPEVSAEGDVLYADLAQLSPDGAIFEGGIASTGSIRLDLVTDKKILKSLVGLKKDDVVELDIQKAFDNNETVIAKLLNIGEEDAKDLKSKFQVTVKNVNRLEESDLNQEFFDKIFGAGLVTDEAGFRAKITEEIESMFKQDADRKLQNDIYTQLTEQTKMQLPEEFLRKWLKATNEKLTDEELEQGFADFAKNLKWTLIENKIITENEIKIEYKDVFETAKQRLDAQFRMYSPQPMPEDQLAQYTATFLQEKENANRIFDEVKALKVFEHIQSVATLDKKDIDYNKFIALK
- a CDS encoding four helix bundle protein; translation: MAQFKFQTLEVWQISIALTDKLLDIADRLSDIKKYRFAEQLNGAALSISNNIAEGSGSVSNKEFAHYLNIAHRSTFENANILVVLERRKLISDIELIQYLEELDKLARKLTNLRKYLLK